Proteins from a genomic interval of Piscinibacter sp. HJYY11:
- a CDS encoding acyltransferase: MKRLFERLTAKVLAANPLDLESMVRGFLIQYFFHTSDRGRIAVVGEGRRSINLLTPTQFKGLGRIVLSTTTVFGVPRSPGSYGCSYVESRTPESLIQIGAGTVFNNRAFILSEGASVTFGERVLVGPELHVADSNSHQLELGLRAQPDAKPLPVVIGDDVFIGSRVTILKGARIGRGCVISAGTVVTPNFEAPEMSIVAGNPCRIVGRVKDAASTDNSRNETHEPA, translated from the coding sequence ATGAAGCGGCTCTTCGAACGCCTCACCGCCAAGGTCCTCGCGGCGAACCCGCTGGACCTCGAGTCCATGGTGCGCGGCTTCCTGATCCAGTATTTCTTCCACACCTCCGACCGCGGCCGCATCGCGGTGGTAGGCGAGGGCCGGCGCAGCATCAACCTGCTCACGCCCACGCAGTTCAAGGGCTTGGGCCGCATCGTGCTGTCGACCACCACGGTCTTCGGCGTGCCGCGTTCGCCGGGCAGCTACGGCTGCAGCTACGTCGAGTCGCGCACGCCCGAGTCGCTGATCCAGATCGGCGCCGGCACCGTGTTCAACAACCGCGCGTTCATCCTCTCCGAAGGCGCGAGCGTGACCTTCGGCGAGCGCGTGCTCGTGGGCCCCGAGCTGCACGTGGCCGACAGCAACTCCCACCAGCTCGAGCTCGGCCTGCGTGCACAGCCCGATGCGAAGCCCCTGCCGGTGGTGATCGGCGACGACGTCTTCATCGGCTCGCGCGTCACCATCCTCAAGGGCGCGCGCATCGGCCGCGGCTGCGTGATCTCGGCCGGCACCGTGGTGACGCCGAACTTCGAGGCGCCCGAGATGAGCATCGTCGCCGGCAACCCCTGCCGCATCGTGGGCCGCGTGAAAGACGCCGCGTCCACCGACAACTCCAGGAACGAAACCCATGAACCCGCATGA
- a CDS encoding FkbM family methyltransferase gives MTLAHAEPAVAPTTSPRPVILNCAKGGIGNQLFQHVFARSLARRVGADLVTDLSAFDHDPYGRQAWVWSLAGETRTGTVAQHAGEGCFVLKEGQIQSLEQLPQMPQGVRTLVLTGYWQRDSLLDAKVVEETYAQLARRAGGMVSAELALQIQGSADAIAVHIRRGDYGHMGLCKDSYYLAAIENLKLNHPQAELFVFSDEPNYARHLLLSAGHAFTPVASGSDLGDLYLMSLCQHFVIANSSYSWWAARFGEHKGGTVICPKEWVTIDATPSPCPARWVQVAGAVHPFKLDAAELAASAQKLQKQRFDDAIRAWFATRGDQTLRLEFPELDADSTVLDLGGYKGDWTAEIHQRYGSNVYVFEPIKGYHDNICARFAAHPKVKPCQFGLGAQDATLDMGHSADGTGAFMKASVSESVTLVEAAKFLREHRIERIDLLKINIEGGEYDLLEHLIETGDIKKVRRLQVQFHDFVPNAIALRASIVEKLQATHRQSWCYYFVWEEWKLAE, from the coding sequence ATGACACTTGCCCACGCCGAGCCCGCCGTCGCCCCGACCACGAGCCCGCGGCCGGTCATCCTCAACTGCGCCAAGGGCGGGATCGGCAACCAGCTCTTCCAGCATGTGTTCGCGCGCAGCCTCGCGCGCCGCGTGGGCGCCGACCTGGTGACCGACCTGAGCGCCTTCGACCACGACCCCTACGGCCGCCAGGCCTGGGTGTGGAGCCTGGCGGGCGAGACCCGCACCGGCACCGTGGCCCAGCACGCCGGCGAAGGCTGCTTCGTGCTGAAGGAAGGTCAGATCCAGTCGCTGGAGCAGCTGCCGCAGATGCCCCAAGGCGTGCGCACGCTGGTGCTCACCGGCTACTGGCAACGCGACAGCCTGCTCGACGCCAAGGTCGTCGAAGAGACCTACGCGCAGCTCGCGCGCCGCGCCGGCGGCATGGTGTCGGCCGAGCTCGCACTGCAGATCCAGGGCAGCGCCGACGCGATCGCGGTCCACATCCGCCGTGGCGACTACGGCCACATGGGCCTGTGCAAGGACAGCTACTACCTCGCCGCCATCGAGAACCTCAAGCTCAACCACCCGCAGGCCGAGCTCTTCGTCTTCAGCGACGAGCCCAACTACGCGCGCCACCTGCTGCTGAGCGCGGGCCATGCGTTCACACCGGTGGCCAGCGGCAGCGACCTGGGCGACCTCTACCTGATGTCGCTCTGCCAGCATTTCGTGATCGCCAATTCGAGCTACTCCTGGTGGGCGGCCCGCTTCGGCGAGCACAAGGGCGGCACCGTGATCTGCCCGAAGGAGTGGGTCACCATCGATGCCACGCCCTCGCCCTGCCCGGCGCGCTGGGTGCAAGTGGCCGGCGCAGTGCATCCCTTCAAGCTGGACGCGGCCGAGCTCGCCGCCAGCGCACAGAAGCTGCAGAAGCAACGCTTCGACGACGCCATCCGCGCCTGGTTTGCCACGCGCGGCGACCAGACCCTGCGCCTGGAGTTCCCCGAGCTCGACGCCGACAGCACCGTGCTCGACCTCGGCGGCTACAAGGGCGACTGGACGGCCGAGATCCACCAGCGCTATGGCTCGAACGTCTACGTCTTCGAGCCCATCAAGGGCTACCACGACAACATCTGCGCGCGCTTTGCCGCACACCCCAAGGTGAAGCCCTGCCAGTTCGGCCTGGGCGCGCAAGACGCCACGCTGGACATGGGCCACTCGGCCGACGGCACCGGCGCCTTCATGAAGGCCTCGGTGAGCGAGAGCGTGACGCTGGTCGAAGCGGCGAAGTTCCTGCGCGAGCACCGCATCGAGCGCATCGACCTCCTGAAGATCAACATCGAAGGCGGCGAGTACGACCTGCTCGAGCACCTGATCGAAACGGGCGACATCAAGAAGGTGCGCCGCCTGCAGGTGCAGTTCCACGACTTCGTGCCGAACGCGATCGCGCTGCGCGCGAGCATCGTCGAGAAGTTGCAGGCGACGCACCGGCAGTCGTGGTGCTACTACTTCGTGTGGGAAGAATGGAAGCTGGCCGAGTAA
- a CDS encoding WxcM-like domain-containing protein encodes MGLMTDTERESLIDAAARAQRERYSVVDPSATVGGGTTLGPHAFVDAQAVIGDDCVVESGAHICRGTVIESQVHIGAHAAFAGAPGGGQPAAVVKAGAWIGANASILAGVVIGAKAIVRPGSVVSRSVPPGAIVEGNPANIIGYVDAAPGPGTAPLHGGSRGGAKIEETAVKGVTVHHFPVIPDLRGSLTVGEFDRQVPFTPKRYFMVFGVPSREIRGEHAHHQCHQFLICVRGSCAVMADDGEHKVEVLLDSPDRGIYLPPMTWGVQYKYSADAMLLVFASDYYDNADYIRDYADFIRISGQAKA; translated from the coding sequence ATGGGCCTGATGACCGACACCGAGCGCGAATCGCTGATCGACGCCGCCGCCCGCGCACAGCGCGAGCGCTACAGCGTGGTCGACCCGAGCGCCACCGTCGGCGGCGGCACCACGCTGGGCCCGCACGCCTTCGTCGATGCCCAGGCGGTGATCGGTGACGACTGCGTGGTCGAGAGCGGTGCCCACATCTGCCGTGGCACGGTGATCGAGAGCCAGGTGCACATCGGCGCGCATGCGGCGTTTGCCGGTGCCCCGGGTGGCGGCCAGCCGGCGGCGGTGGTCAAGGCCGGCGCCTGGATCGGCGCCAACGCCAGCATCCTGGCCGGCGTGGTGATCGGTGCCAAGGCCATCGTGCGGCCGGGCTCGGTCGTCTCGCGCTCGGTGCCGCCCGGCGCCATCGTCGAAGGCAACCCCGCCAACATCATCGGCTACGTCGACGCGGCCCCCGGCCCCGGCACCGCGCCCCTGCATGGCGGCTCGCGCGGCGGCGCCAAGATCGAAGAGACGGCCGTGAAGGGCGTCACGGTTCACCACTTCCCGGTGATCCCCGACCTGCGCGGCAGCCTCACGGTGGGCGAGTTCGACCGCCAGGTGCCGTTCACGCCCAAGCGCTACTTCATGGTGTTCGGCGTGCCCAGCCGCGAGATCCGCGGCGAGCATGCCCACCACCAGTGCCACCAGTTCCTGATCTGCGTGCGCGGCAGCTGCGCCGTGATGGCCGACGACGGCGAGCACAAGGTCGAGGTGCTGCTCGACTCGCCCGACCGCGGCATCTACCTGCCGCCCATGACCTGGGGCGTGCAGTACAAGTATTCGGCCGACGCGATGCTGCTCGTGTTCGCCTCCGACTACTACGACAACGCGGACTACATCCGCGACTACGCCGACTTCATCCGCATCAGCGGCCAGGCCAAGGCCTGA
- a CDS encoding DegT/DnrJ/EryC1/StrS aminotransferase family protein: MTHPSVPFLDLKAIQMTQREELRAAFDRVLDSGWYILGQEVAKFEAEYAAWCDAEHCIGVANGLDALTLALRAMDVTEGDEVIVPSNTYIATWLAVSHIGAVPVPVEPDAATFNLDVARIEAAITPRTKVILPVHLYGQAADMAPIVAIARKHGLRVLEDGAQAHGARYHGRRVGAHGDAVAWSFYPGKNLGALGDGGAVTTSDPQIADRLRVLRNYGSRVKYHNEVIGYNSRLDELQAALLRAKLPALQGQNERRAEIAQRYLQGLAGLGLTLPVVPAGHEPVWHLFVVRHPQRDALAQGLAALGVHTMIHYPVAPHLQPAYASLGLKAGSLPISEAMHAEVLSLPIGPTQTDAQTDQVIAAVREVAARLHKLAA, from the coding sequence ATGACCCACCCGAGCGTTCCCTTCCTCGACCTCAAGGCCATCCAGATGACGCAGCGCGAAGAGCTGCGCGCCGCGTTCGACCGCGTGCTCGATTCCGGCTGGTACATCCTCGGCCAGGAAGTGGCGAAATTCGAAGCCGAATACGCCGCGTGGTGCGACGCTGAACACTGCATCGGCGTGGCCAATGGCCTCGATGCGCTCACGCTCGCCTTGCGCGCGATGGATGTGACCGAAGGCGACGAGGTCATCGTGCCCTCGAACACCTACATCGCCACCTGGCTGGCCGTGAGCCACATCGGCGCCGTGCCGGTGCCGGTGGAGCCCGACGCGGCCACCTTCAACCTGGATGTGGCCCGCATCGAAGCCGCGATCACGCCGCGCACGAAGGTCATCCTGCCGGTGCACCTGTACGGCCAGGCGGCCGACATGGCCCCGATCGTCGCCATCGCCCGCAAGCATGGCCTGCGTGTGCTGGAAGACGGTGCCCAGGCGCATGGCGCCCGTTACCACGGCCGCCGTGTCGGCGCGCATGGCGATGCGGTCGCGTGGAGCTTCTACCCCGGCAAGAACCTCGGCGCGCTCGGCGATGGCGGTGCCGTCACCACCAGCGACCCGCAGATCGCCGACCGCCTGCGCGTGCTGCGCAACTACGGCTCGCGGGTGAAGTACCACAACGAAGTCATCGGCTACAACTCGCGCCTCGACGAGCTGCAGGCCGCGCTGCTGCGCGCCAAGCTGCCCGCGCTGCAGGGCCAGAACGAGCGCCGCGCCGAGATCGCGCAGCGCTACCTGCAGGGCCTGGCCGGCCTCGGCCTGACGCTGCCGGTCGTGCCGGCGGGCCACGAGCCGGTGTGGCACCTCTTCGTCGTGCGCCACCCGCAGCGCGACGCGCTGGCCCAGGGCCTCGCGGCGCTCGGCGTGCACACCATGATCCATTACCCCGTCGCGCCGCACCTGCAGCCGGCCTACGCCTCGCTGGGCCTGAAGGCCGGCAGCCTGCCGATCTCGGAAGCCATGCACGCCGAAGTGCTGAGCCTGCCCATCGGCCCGACGCAGACCGACGCCCAGACCGACCAGGTGATCGCGGCCGTGCGCGAAGTCGCCGCGCGTTTGCACAAGCTCGCCGCCTGA
- a CDS encoding glycosyltransferase yields MPFVSVVIPAKNAEATLGETLESLTAQSFRDFEVVLVNDGSTDGTAAVAASFAERLSIKVVTHESSRGVAESINDGLRASDSEFVARLDADDLAAPQRLERQLSFLSSRPGIDVCGSHMQIFGVENGQRVDRHVLAHPTESAEIRTALLQRCAISHPSVLCRRSTFERFGFYDPRFDFAEDYELWCRASLLGAQFANIPEVLTHYRKHAGQVSSQKAQLQYERDIAIKARYMAAMLQGENPGLLPQFIALQTQFRSRDIALTVLQQCGPTMTRLARAVPHSDEYARIVTGSLMRHLR; encoded by the coding sequence ATGCCATTCGTCTCGGTCGTCATCCCCGCCAAGAACGCCGAAGCCACGCTGGGCGAGACGCTGGAAAGCCTGACCGCGCAGAGCTTCCGCGACTTCGAGGTCGTGCTCGTCAACGACGGCTCGACCGACGGCACCGCCGCCGTGGCCGCCTCGTTTGCCGAGCGCCTGTCGATCAAGGTCGTGACGCACGAGAGCTCGCGCGGCGTGGCCGAATCGATCAACGACGGCCTGCGTGCCAGCGACTCGGAGTTCGTCGCCCGGCTGGACGCCGACGACCTGGCCGCACCACAGCGCCTGGAGCGGCAGCTCAGCTTCCTGAGCAGCCGCCCGGGCATCGACGTGTGCGGCAGCCACATGCAGATCTTCGGCGTGGAAAACGGCCAGCGTGTCGACCGCCACGTGCTCGCCCACCCGACCGAGAGCGCCGAGATCCGCACCGCGCTCTTGCAACGCTGCGCGATCTCGCACCCCTCGGTGCTGTGCCGCCGCAGCACCTTTGAGCGCTTCGGCTTCTACGACCCGCGCTTCGACTTCGCCGAAGACTACGAACTCTGGTGCCGCGCGAGCCTGCTCGGCGCGCAGTTCGCCAACATCCCCGAGGTGCTGACGCACTACCGCAAGCACGCCGGCCAGGTCAGCAGCCAGAAGGCGCAGCTGCAGTACGAGCGCGACATCGCGATCAAGGCGCGCTACATGGCCGCCATGCTGCAGGGCGAGAACCCCGGCCTGCTGCCGCAGTTCATCGCATTGCAGACGCAATTCCGCTCGCGCGACATCGCCCTCACCGTGCTGCAGCAGTGCGGCCCGACGATGACGCGCCTGGCGCGCGCCGTGCCGCACAGCGACGAATACGCCCGCATCGTGACGGGCAGCCTGATGCGCCACCTGCGCTGA
- a CDS encoding glycosyltransferase family A protein, producing the protein MQITTLIPAYKAQYLPELLQCLRSQTHKAGKIIFSDDSPGGAYRQALFSDALAPLRAGLDIECVEGPRKGGGYANMLNLLQVWNQRSELFHLLLDDDVIYPEFYERHLVAHLSSPFSCSISRRWSANEQGLPIKSDLPLPPAVARHPNRLLSLDDSVIFSTTAIEGKNWLGEFSNAVFRANTTAALMKPAFGSVSYAGLWDLGAFMAASLVAPVGYVHEHLGYFRTGPAGNSSKFFGPYMKGAYLGYAALVMGGVEIGKYTPEQARPSYAALAGMLGQYYRSQADMLPFIELLPRMAAGDELAVASFHEVWHAFLRTHDF; encoded by the coding sequence ATGCAGATCACGACGCTCATCCCGGCCTACAAGGCCCAGTACCTGCCCGAGCTGCTGCAGTGCCTGCGCTCGCAGACGCACAAGGCCGGCAAGATCATCTTCAGTGACGACAGCCCCGGCGGTGCCTACCGCCAGGCGCTGTTCTCCGACGCACTGGCCCCGCTGCGCGCCGGCCTCGACATCGAGTGCGTCGAGGGCCCGCGCAAGGGTGGCGGCTACGCCAACATGCTCAACCTGCTGCAGGTGTGGAACCAGCGCAGCGAGCTCTTCCACCTGCTGCTCGACGACGACGTCATCTATCCCGAGTTCTACGAACGCCACCTGGTGGCGCACCTGTCGAGCCCCTTCAGCTGCTCGATCAGCCGCCGCTGGTCGGCCAACGAGCAGGGCCTGCCGATCAAGAGCGACCTGCCCCTGCCGCCCGCGGTGGCACGCCACCCGAACCGCCTGCTCTCGCTCGACGACTCGGTGATCTTCAGCACCACCGCCATCGAGGGCAAGAACTGGCTGGGCGAGTTCTCCAACGCCGTCTTCCGCGCCAACACCACCGCGGCGCTGATGAAGCCGGCTTTCGGCTCCGTCTCGTACGCGGGCCTCTGGGACCTGGGCGCCTTCATGGCGGCCAGCCTCGTGGCGCCGGTGGGCTACGTGCACGAGCACCTGGGCTATTTCCGCACCGGGCCGGCCGGCAACTCGTCGAAATTCTTCGGGCCCTACATGAAGGGCGCCTACCTCGGCTACGCCGCGCTCGTGATGGGCGGCGTGGAGATCGGCAAGTACACCCCCGAGCAGGCACGCCCCTCGTATGCGGCGCTCGCCGGCATGCTGGGCCAGTACTACCGCTCGCAGGCCGACATGCTGCCTTTCATCGAGCTTTTGCCGCGCATGGCCGCGGGCGATGAGCTGGCGGTGGCCTCGTTCCACGAGGTCTGGCACGCCTTCCTGCGCACGCACGACTTCTGA
- a CDS encoding acyltransferase encodes MSSPSSPSSEPFVHRLADCQCTAIGAGSTVWQFTVVLAGARIGANCNINSHCFIENDVVIGDDVTVKCGNYLWDGITLEDKVFIGPNVTFSNDRYPRSKQYPDAFARTVVKAGASIGAGAVILPGLVIGEGAMVGAGAVVTKDVPPHSVVRGDYARNVYLAKKP; translated from the coding sequence ATGAGCAGCCCCTCGTCCCCCTCCAGCGAGCCGTTTGTCCATCGCCTCGCCGACTGCCAGTGCACCGCCATTGGCGCCGGCTCGACGGTGTGGCAGTTCACGGTCGTGCTGGCCGGCGCCCGCATCGGCGCCAACTGCAACATCAACAGCCACTGCTTCATCGAGAACGACGTCGTGATCGGCGACGACGTGACGGTGAAGTGCGGCAACTACCTCTGGGACGGCATCACGCTCGAAGACAAGGTCTTCATCGGCCCGAACGTGACGTTTTCCAACGACCGCTACCCGCGCTCCAAGCAGTACCCCGATGCCTTCGCGCGCACCGTCGTGAAGGCGGGCGCCTCCATCGGCGCCGGCGCGGTGATCCTGCCCGGCCTCGTGATCGGCGAGGGCGCCATGGTCGGCGCCGGCGCGGTGGTCACGAAAGACGTGCCGCCCCATTCGGTGGTGCGCGGCGACTACGCCCGCAACGTCTACCTCGCCAAGAAACCCTGA
- a CDS encoding bifunctional glycosyltransferase/class I SAM-dependent methyltransferase, translated as MNPHDIPVVAVSYNSPELLLGLLSSFRQFYPRNPIHIVDGSEPGPLARIREVAAGFEGVQLHAMEYNIHHGPGMAWAIQNLNLSGPVLFLDTDIVVLREGFIEELLAVLQPGDYGAGGVAYVNRDGFDIDYAYGAIAYLHPPCMLCNVEVMREWPMPIKHGAPMVAPMRALHDAGKSELLRNLPWCANDVLMGTKKVFIDHIGQGTSTRTGGYHLEEWMAEMAEKRKKEAADMAARAGSYNPDLLNLMPAQRKVLEVGCSTGALAQAYQQKNGEADYWGIEFDPKAAEIAKRHCKQVTALDVEGMSDKELAELSTRNCWVFGDVLEHLRDPWRLLARIRKVLPADGCVVASIPNAQHWSVQAKLAIGDFRYTDGGLMDRTHLRWFTRVTMLEMFQNAGFRIEAGGPRIFNEPARDKALPAIRMMAEALGIDPQQAVNDALPLQYVVRAVPA; from the coding sequence ATGAACCCGCATGACATTCCCGTCGTCGCCGTCTCGTACAACTCGCCCGAGCTGCTGCTGGGCCTCCTGAGCTCGTTCCGCCAGTTCTACCCGCGCAACCCGATCCACATCGTCGACGGCTCCGAGCCGGGGCCGCTCGCCAGGATCCGCGAGGTGGCGGCCGGCTTCGAAGGCGTGCAGCTGCACGCGATGGAATACAACATCCACCACGGCCCCGGCATGGCCTGGGCCATCCAGAACCTGAACCTGTCGGGCCCGGTGCTCTTTCTCGACACCGACATCGTGGTGCTGCGCGAAGGCTTCATCGAGGAGCTGCTGGCCGTGCTGCAGCCCGGCGACTACGGCGCCGGCGGCGTGGCCTACGTCAACCGGGACGGTTTCGACATCGACTACGCCTATGGCGCCATCGCCTACCTGCACCCGCCCTGCATGCTGTGCAACGTGGAGGTGATGCGCGAGTGGCCGATGCCCATCAAGCACGGTGCGCCGATGGTGGCCCCGATGCGTGCGCTGCACGACGCCGGCAAGTCCGAGCTGCTGCGCAACCTGCCCTGGTGCGCCAACGACGTGCTGATGGGCACGAAGAAGGTCTTCATCGACCACATCGGCCAGGGCACCAGCACCCGCACCGGCGGCTACCACCTGGAAGAGTGGATGGCCGAGATGGCCGAGAAGCGCAAGAAGGAGGCCGCCGACATGGCCGCCCGCGCCGGCTCGTACAACCCCGACCTGCTGAACCTGATGCCTGCGCAACGCAAGGTGCTGGAAGTGGGCTGCAGCACCGGCGCCCTGGCGCAGGCCTACCAGCAGAAGAACGGCGAGGCCGACTACTGGGGCATCGAGTTCGACCCCAAGGCCGCCGAGATCGCCAAACGCCACTGCAAGCAGGTGACCGCGCTCGATGTCGAAGGCATGAGCGACAAGGAGCTGGCCGAGCTGTCGACCCGCAACTGCTGGGTCTTCGGCGACGTGCTGGAGCACCTGCGCGACCCGTGGCGCCTGCTGGCCCGCATCCGCAAGGTGCTGCCGGCCGATGGCTGCGTGGTGGCGAGCATCCCCAATGCGCAGCACTGGAGCGTGCAGGCCAAGCTTGCGATCGGCGACTTCCGCTACACCGACGGCGGCCTGATGGACCGCACGCACCTGCGCTGGTTCACCCGCGTGACCATGCTCGAGATGTTCCAGAACGCCGGCTTCCGCATCGAGGCGGGTGGCCCGCGCATCTTCAACGAGCCGGCGCGCGACAAGGCGCTGCCGGCCATCCGCATGATGGCCGAGGCCCTGGGGATCGACCCGCAGCAGGCGGTGAACGATGCGCTGCCGCTGCAGTACGTGGTGCGGGCGGTGCCGGCCTGA
- a CDS encoding glycosyltransferase family A protein — protein MPHAPFFSVITATHLRSPLLARNLRSLRAQTFQDFELIVVADALDVGTATVCAELLREQDVFIKRGGRRGPAESRNVGMSLARGEWVVFLDDDDTFAPDHLQNAHARITAGPAAKVLFSDFDVLTEDRSKDLHTALSRNRVSLAAQPIESLHVKNFIPNNALVFHRMVLEGVTVDPHLESQEDWDFLLAVCQKAMPVHYEGGGAIVHKDYVNPGTRRGTSTAANDATVVVDFLHTYRRWRAPTPELQAQRQQLMQSVGLALPTAWL, from the coding sequence ATGCCCCACGCGCCCTTTTTCAGCGTCATCACCGCGACCCACCTGCGCTCGCCCCTGCTGGCGCGCAACCTGCGGTCGCTGCGGGCCCAGACCTTCCAGGATTTCGAGCTCATCGTCGTGGCCGATGCGCTCGATGTCGGCACCGCCACCGTCTGCGCGGAGCTGCTGCGCGAGCAGGATGTCTTCATCAAGCGCGGTGGCCGCCGCGGCCCGGCGGAAAGCCGCAACGTCGGCATGTCGCTCGCGCGCGGCGAGTGGGTGGTCTTCCTCGACGACGACGACACCTTCGCCCCCGATCACCTGCAGAACGCGCATGCGCGCATCACCGCCGGCCCGGCCGCCAAGGTGCTGTTTTCCGACTTCGACGTGCTCACCGAAGACCGCTCGAAGGACCTGCACACCGCCCTGTCGCGCAACCGCGTGAGCCTCGCGGCGCAGCCGATCGAGTCGCTGCACGTCAAGAACTTCATCCCGAACAACGCGCTCGTCTTCCACCGCATGGTGCTCGAAGGCGTCACCGTCGACCCGCACCTGGAGTCGCAGGAAGACTGGGACTTCCTGCTCGCCGTCTGCCAGAAGGCGATGCCGGTGCACTACGAAGGCGGCGGCGCGATCGTCCACAAGGACTACGTGAACCCCGGCACACGCCGCGGCACCTCGACCGCCGCCAACGACGCGACGGTGGTCGTCGACTTCCTGCACACCTACCGCCGCTGGCGGGCCCCCACGCCCGAGCTGCAGGCCCAGCGCCAGCAGTTGATGCAGTCCGTCGGGCTGGCGCTGCCCACGGCCTGGCTCTGA